One stretch of Cohnella algarum DNA includes these proteins:
- a CDS encoding glycerophosphodiester phosphodiesterase: MTNEFLNIAHRGASAYCPENTMAAFKRAIALGATAIETDVQMTSDGHPVLIHDESLQRTTGSPKLVKDVTLEELKRLDAGSWFDPSFGKETVPTLGELLELVKPTSLQVNLELKNGVVVYPNLEETVIEEIRKYGMSDRIMISSFNHYSLVKCKRLAPEVRTGILYMEGLYEPWEYAARVGAEALHAFHYAVIPEWAEQAARRGIVYYPFTVNEPEEMRRLLAAGVSGIITDYPDRLGELLKETEVQRG, from the coding sequence GTGACGAACGAATTTTTGAACATTGCCCATCGAGGCGCATCCGCCTATTGCCCGGAAAATACGATGGCCGCGTTCAAGCGGGCCATCGCGCTTGGAGCGACGGCCATCGAAACCGACGTGCAGATGACGTCCGACGGCCATCCGGTTTTGATTCACGACGAATCGCTGCAGCGGACGACCGGTTCGCCGAAGCTCGTGAAAGATGTGACGCTGGAAGAGCTGAAGCGGCTGGATGCCGGCTCGTGGTTCGACCCCTCCTTCGGCAAAGAAACGGTGCCGACGCTTGGAGAGCTGCTGGAATTGGTCAAACCGACTTCGCTGCAGGTGAACCTCGAGCTGAAAAACGGCGTCGTCGTGTACCCGAATTTGGAAGAGACGGTCATCGAGGAGATCCGCAAATACGGAATGAGCGACCGTATCATGATCTCCAGCTTTAATCATTATTCGCTGGTAAAGTGCAAACGGCTGGCGCCGGAAGTGCGGACGGGCATTCTCTATATGGAAGGGCTGTACGAGCCGTGGGAATACGCGGCGCGCGTCGGCGCGGAAGCCCTTCACGCGTTCCATTACGCGGTCATTCCGGAGTGGGCGGAGCAAGCGGCCCGGCGGGGAATCGTCTATTACCCGTTCACCGTCAACGAGCCGGAGGAAATGCGCAGGCTGCTCGCCGCGGGCGTTTCCGGCATCATAACCGATTACCCTGACCGGCTGGGAGAACTGCTCAAGGAGACGGAGGTTCAACGCGGGTGA
- a CDS encoding carbohydrate ABC transporter permease, with amino-acid sequence MTRMAAQSVPKARKAKAAASRQLPESIWGYILISPWLIGFLTLTLWPMLQSLYLSFTYYDLLSSPSWTGLANYKEMFTDSPDFRTSIRVTFTYVLLGVPLKLVVALLIALLLSKSIRGMPLFRAVFYLPSLIGGSVAIAMVWRDIFGNNGIFNKLLAAAGIRGMDWINDPSTSLYTLILLALWQFGSAMVIFLAGLKQLPRELSEAASVDGASAFRTFFRIKLPMLTPLILFNIVMQTIYSFQMFTQAYVVTDGGPMNSTLVYALYLFREAFSYFDMGYASALAWVLLLIVAVITGLLFGSSKKWVHYES; translated from the coding sequence ATGACTCGAATGGCGGCGCAAAGCGTCCCCAAAGCCCGAAAAGCCAAAGCTGCGGCTTCCCGGCAGCTTCCTGAAAGCATATGGGGCTACATCCTGATCTCGCCGTGGCTGATCGGTTTTCTGACGCTCACGCTGTGGCCGATGCTTCAATCGCTCTACCTTTCGTTCACGTATTACGATCTGTTGTCCAGCCCAAGCTGGACGGGCCTGGCCAATTACAAGGAAATGTTCACCGACAGTCCCGACTTCCGGACCTCGATCCGGGTCACGTTTACTTACGTGCTGCTGGGGGTTCCGCTCAAGCTCGTCGTCGCGCTGCTCATCGCGCTCCTGCTCAGCAAGTCGATCCGGGGAATGCCCCTGTTCCGGGCCGTCTTCTACTTGCCCTCCCTGATCGGCGGCAGCGTCGCCATCGCGATGGTATGGAGGGACATCTTCGGAAACAACGGCATCTTCAACAAGCTGCTGGCCGCCGCGGGAATTCGGGGCATGGACTGGATCAACGACCCGTCCACCTCCTTGTACACGCTGATCCTGCTCGCGCTGTGGCAGTTCGGCTCCGCGATGGTCATCTTTCTCGCGGGGCTGAAGCAGCTGCCCCGGGAGCTAAGCGAAGCCGCTTCCGTCGACGGCGCTTCGGCGTTCCGCACGTTTTTCAGGATCAAGCTTCCGATGCTGACCCCGCTTATTTTGTTCAATATCGTCATGCAGACGATCTACAGCTTCCAGATGTTTACGCAGGCCTACGTAGTGACGGACGGCGGGCCGATGAATTCGACGCTCGTCTACGCGCTCTATCTTTTCCGCGAGGCCTTCTCCTACTTCGACATGGGGTACGCCAGCGCCCTGGCCTGGGTTCTTCTCCTGATCGTCGCCGTCATTACCGGCCTGCTGTTCGGGTCGTCGAAAAAGTGGGTCCATTACGAATCTTGA
- a CDS encoding ABC transporter substrate-binding protein, whose amino-acid sequence MAKAISKLSKRTVTAAAAAVLLAGALAGCGGGGSANGGAGSTAQGAGSDPQAAGKTVELRFSWWGAQERHDRTLKMIEKFEELHPNIKIEPEYSAFGAYQEKLATQIAGSNAPDIMSMSLIYIQGYAQRGVLKDMTPYVGKTLNTDGLNQELLANMGTINGELVGLPLSQSASVLFYNSEMLKQAGAEAPKPDMTYDEYFELMRDLKGKLGEGKYGTNDMAGLFEAFMYYLFSKGDVLYKDGQLAYKDENLKEWLEMWDRARKEGIVPPASETASYQLATYDPAKEPILKGTVAFEGPLFVPYYTAMEGMLKDKLEMTTIPRASGSTGTASVLLPGIFLCINENTKHPEEAALFADFMINSTEAADILELERGLPDNRKMVEYLKPKFTEVDNKMLDMLTYIGDHNPGWYDGGPKGSGEVSQLFEQIVQKQQFGKATVDEVVAEFRKEADKVLSKNG is encoded by the coding sequence TTGGCGAAGGCAATATCGAAACTCAGCAAAAGAACCGTAACGGCGGCGGCCGCTGCCGTTCTGCTTGCCGGCGCGCTCGCCGGCTGCGGCGGCGGAGGCTCCGCGAACGGCGGGGCCGGCAGCACCGCTCAAGGCGCGGGAAGCGATCCGCAAGCGGCCGGCAAAACCGTCGAGCTGCGCTTCTCGTGGTGGGGCGCGCAAGAGCGGCACGACCGGACGCTCAAGATGATCGAGAAGTTCGAGGAGCTTCACCCCAATATCAAGATCGAACCGGAGTATTCCGCATTCGGCGCTTACCAGGAGAAGCTGGCCACGCAGATTGCGGGAAGCAATGCGCCCGACATCATGAGCATGAGCCTCATTTATATTCAAGGCTATGCGCAGCGCGGCGTTTTGAAGGACATGACCCCCTATGTCGGGAAGACGCTGAATACGGACGGGCTGAACCAGGAGCTCCTCGCCAACATGGGCACCATTAACGGCGAGCTTGTCGGCCTTCCCCTTAGCCAAAGCGCGTCGGTTCTGTTCTACAACAGCGAAATGCTGAAGCAGGCCGGCGCGGAGGCCCCGAAGCCGGACATGACGTACGACGAGTATTTCGAGCTGATGCGCGATTTGAAAGGCAAGCTCGGCGAAGGCAAGTACGGCACGAACGACATGGCCGGGCTGTTCGAAGCGTTCATGTACTACCTGTTCTCCAAGGGCGACGTTCTGTACAAGGACGGCCAGTTGGCCTACAAGGACGAGAATCTGAAGGAATGGCTGGAAATGTGGGACCGGGCGCGGAAGGAAGGCATCGTACCGCCCGCCAGCGAGACGGCCTCGTATCAGCTCGCCACTTACGATCCGGCCAAGGAGCCCATCCTCAAAGGAACGGTCGCGTTCGAGGGGCCGCTTTTCGTTCCGTACTACACGGCGATGGAAGGAATGCTGAAGGACAAGCTCGAGATGACGACGATTCCGCGCGCCAGCGGTTCGACGGGCACGGCCAGCGTGCTGCTGCCGGGAATCTTCCTCTGCATCAACGAGAACACCAAGCACCCCGAGGAAGCGGCGCTGTTCGCGGACTTCATGATCAACTCCACGGAAGCGGCCGACATTCTGGAGCTGGAGCGAGGGCTTCCGGACAATCGGAAAATGGTCGAATACCTGAAGCCTAAGTTTACGGAAGTCGACAACAAGATGCTGGATATGCTGACTTATATCGGCGACCATAACCCGGGCTGGTACGACGGCGGCCCGAAGGGGTCGGGCGAAGTAAGCCAACTGTTCGAGCAGATCGTTCAAAAGCAGCAGTTCGGCAAAGCGACCGTGGACGAGGTCGTCGCCGAATTCCGCAAGGAAGCGGACAAGGTTCTGAGCAAAAACGGGTAG
- a CDS encoding MFS transporter — translation MKKTWLLGFGFFSISITWALYNAFVPFFLDEFLTSTAMIGFMMTIDNYFALFLQPWIGNRSDKTVSRFGRRMPYLLIGMPLAALFVVLIPLHTSFLTLILFMVLMNLAMSLYRSPTIALMPDITPEAKRTKANGIINFMGGIGGIIAFGAGSALYGANPSFPFIAAAVITLLSLFILHRYIKENRDSVVPAAAEPRRIRLRGELNRTTVLLLAAIFFWFVSYQGVESLFTLYGKHHLGLEESAASFSLTFFSLFFVLFAIPSGWLGNRFGKKKTILIGICGLFLVFAVVPLVETVAVLRCLLALGGIFWACININSYPFVVSTGTERSIGTRTGLYYLASSLAALSSPPLLGLVIDRFGYASLFVCAAGGMLLALLFLLMVKHDGKTAGVSPDAARFEG, via the coding sequence GTGAAAAAAACGTGGCTGCTCGGCTTCGGTTTTTTTAGCATCAGCATCACGTGGGCGCTCTATAACGCGTTCGTTCCGTTTTTTCTCGACGAGTTTTTGACCAGCACTGCGATGATCGGCTTCATGATGACGATCGACAATTACTTCGCCCTGTTTTTGCAGCCGTGGATCGGCAACCGCAGCGACAAAACCGTATCCCGGTTCGGCAGGCGAATGCCCTACCTGCTGATCGGAATGCCGCTCGCCGCCTTGTTCGTCGTTCTCATTCCCTTGCATACGAGCTTTCTCACGCTGATTCTTTTTATGGTTCTGATGAATTTGGCGATGAGCCTGTACCGGTCTCCGACCATCGCGCTCATGCCGGACATTACGCCGGAAGCGAAACGAACGAAAGCCAACGGCATTATCAACTTTATGGGCGGCATCGGCGGCATTATCGCGTTCGGAGCCGGGTCGGCGCTGTACGGCGCGAATCCTTCGTTTCCGTTTATCGCCGCGGCCGTCATCACCCTGCTCTCGCTTTTCATCCTGCACCGGTACATAAAGGAAAACCGCGATTCCGTCGTTCCGGCGGCGGCCGAGCCCCGGCGCATCCGGCTGCGCGGCGAACTGAACCGCACGACCGTCCTGCTGCTGGCGGCGATCTTTTTCTGGTTCGTCTCGTACCAGGGCGTCGAATCGCTGTTTACGTTATACGGGAAGCATCACCTCGGGCTGGAAGAGAGCGCCGCTTCGTTTTCGCTGACGTTTTTCTCGCTGTTTTTCGTGCTGTTCGCGATTCCGAGCGGCTGGCTCGGCAACCGGTTCGGCAAGAAAAAAACGATTCTCATCGGCATTTGCGGCCTGTTTCTCGTGTTCGCCGTCGTACCGCTCGTCGAGACGGTCGCGGTGCTGCGCTGCCTGCTCGCGCTCGGCGGCATCTTTTGGGCGTGCATCAATATCAACTCGTATCCGTTCGTCGTCTCGACGGGAACGGAACGGAGCATCGGCACGCGGACGGGCTTGTACTACTTGGCGTCCTCGCTGGCCGCGCTGTCTTCGCCGCCGCTGCTGGGCCTTGTCATCGACCGCTTCGGCTACGCCTCGTTGTTCGTTTGCGCGGCGGGCGGAATGCTGCTGGCCCTGTTGTTTCTCCTCATGGTCAAGCACGACGGCAAAACGGCGGGGGTGTCGCCGGATGCCGCCCGGTTCGAAGGGTAG
- a CDS encoding PQ-loop domain-containing transporter: MVFALFQLVGGIILAFGWIPQIAQILKTKSVRDLNPKTFRLLFIGIGLMEVYAVRLATQGVGYAFLVTNSLSLLLMLFILVLIFRYRNTKEK, translated from the coding sequence ATGGTATTTGCTTTGTTTCAGCTTGTCGGAGGCATCATTTTGGCGTTCGGCTGGATTCCGCAAATCGCGCAAATCCTGAAAACGAAATCGGTCCGGGATTTGAATCCGAAAACGTTCCGGCTTTTGTTTATCGGAATCGGCTTGATGGAGGTTTATGCCGTCCGGCTGGCGACCCAGGGGGTGGGCTACGCCTTTCTCGTTACGAACAGCTTGTCGCTGCTTCTGATGCTGTTTATTCTTGTACTCATCTTTAGGTACAGGAACACAAAAGAAAAATAG
- a CDS encoding response regulator produces MIKAVIIDDDTATLNGMKRSIGWKRMNIEVVGVAENGREGLELIERTRPDLILTDIYMPVMDGIEMLKRLRRSNAEAEVVILSGYEDFKHAQTAFKLRVRDYVSKPATVEEIEEVLVEAAEHILASGRARREERELRELLEYNRASARRQLFKELLERGQSQLAGEGGVADLGVRLTACVFGVAVLECFRRGERGPADSHDWPALFSRGARSVEETVAAMKGVYVADVQLNALTLIVTENAAAKPEAVLKKAAQAAGKAIECMEAALCANARAAIGPVAESADRIPFAYREAMKLMREGLYAAGRKIATPGDVPVKRRTQPPRTIESCRRMADAAMQGQSELARQQLESCLAELSALPGLSVAMLREAAIEFIGVVAVALYEHGLKIDDLHLNRNPYAGLERLRSMEDLAVLMEEIVQSVCQVMARRASAKHRKTVDFIIRFVHDHYSEDITLEMIADKVFLTRNYLSQIFKQATGENYNNYLTRVRMEKAKELMKSGNYKLYEISAMVGYKNNAYFSQLFKKVTGFNPSELNQ; encoded by the coding sequence ATGATCAAAGCCGTCATTATCGACGACGATACGGCTACGCTGAACGGGATGAAAAGATCGATCGGCTGGAAGCGCATGAATATCGAAGTCGTCGGCGTGGCCGAAAACGGCCGGGAAGGTCTCGAGTTGATCGAACGAACGCGGCCCGATCTCATTCTGACGGACATTTACATGCCCGTCATGGACGGCATCGAGATGCTGAAAAGGCTGCGCCGGTCGAACGCGGAGGCGGAGGTCGTCATTCTTAGCGGCTATGAGGATTTCAAGCACGCCCAGACCGCGTTCAAGCTGCGGGTGCGGGATTACGTGTCGAAGCCGGCCACCGTCGAGGAGATCGAAGAGGTCCTTGTCGAAGCTGCGGAGCATATATTGGCGAGCGGCCGCGCGCGGCGGGAGGAAAGGGAACTGCGCGAGCTGCTCGAGTACAACCGGGCTTCGGCGCGCAGGCAGCTGTTCAAGGAGCTGCTGGAGCGCGGGCAATCGCAATTGGCCGGAGAGGGAGGCGTTGCGGATTTGGGCGTCCGCCTGACGGCATGCGTTTTCGGCGTCGCCGTCCTGGAGTGTTTCAGGCGCGGAGAGCGGGGACCGGCCGATTCGCACGATTGGCCGGCCCTCTTTTCCCGCGGCGCCCGGTCCGTCGAAGAGACGGTCGCCGCGATGAAGGGCGTATATGTCGCGGACGTTCAGTTGAACGCGCTCACCCTGATCGTAACCGAGAACGCGGCGGCAAAGCCGGAAGCCGTGCTGAAAAAGGCGGCCCAGGCCGCCGGGAAGGCCATCGAATGCATGGAGGCGGCGCTCTGCGCAAATGCGCGAGCCGCGATCGGCCCTGTCGCCGAATCCGCCGACAGGATTCCCTTCGCCTATCGGGAAGCGATGAAGCTCATGCGCGAAGGCTTGTACGCGGCCGGGCGGAAGATCGCGACTCCCGGCGATGTCCCCGTCAAGCGAAGGACCCAGCCTCCGCGGACGATCGAGAGCTGCCGCCGCATGGCCGACGCGGCCATGCAAGGCCAAAGCGAGCTCGCCCGCCAACAGCTCGAGAGCTGCCTGGCCGAGTTGTCCGCCCTGCCCGGACTTAGCGTCGCCATGCTCCGGGAGGCCGCCATCGAATTCATCGGCGTCGTCGCCGTCGCGCTTTACGAGCATGGGCTGAAGATCGACGACTTGCACCTGAACCGCAATCCGTATGCCGGATTGGAGCGGCTTCGCTCTATGGAGGATTTGGCCGTTTTGATGGAAGAGATCGTGCAATCGGTATGTCAGGTCATGGCGAGAAGAGCGTCCGCCAAACACCGAAAAACCGTCGATTTCATCATCCGGTTCGTTCACGATCACTATTCCGAGGATATTACGCTGGAAATGATCGCGGACAAAGTGTTTTTGACCCGCAATTATTTGAGCCAGATTTTCAAGCAGGCGACGGGCGAGAACTACAACAATTACCTGACCAGGGTTCGGATGGAGAAGGCGAAGGAGCTGATGAAATCCGGGAATTACAAGCTTTACGAGATTTCGGCGATGGTCGGCTACAAGAACAACGCGTATTTCAGCCAGCTGTTCAAAAAAGTGACCGGCTTCAATCCTTCCGAACTGAATCAATAG
- a CDS encoding helix-turn-helix transcriptional regulator: MPPHIGLFDELSEWISLRVSSCREEIHGEDWLESKAHNDYDLWFLREGIVRLQVGERQYVAGPGDLVFFYPHMPYTAMTQAEGCRFVYAHFEFSLGEQLRILDDFRLAGIWPGGLVGEEAGMFLRAHDQSRASAAYAGARLYLKGCLSIVLAKIIGLCGQGIGPAGFGDGVRSRKPSVGSLAVLEPVFRHIQLNLNRSIRMNELAGIAGMSEKYFIAFFKKTLGITPGMYVNQIKMNRARDYLYQQKHSVQEISAMLGYPDPFTFSKAFKKYYNVPPSKFI; this comes from the coding sequence ATGCCCCCTCATATCGGCTTGTTCGACGAGCTGTCCGAATGGATCTCGCTGCGCGTCAGCTCCTGCCGCGAAGAAATCCATGGCGAAGACTGGCTGGAAAGCAAGGCGCACAACGATTACGATTTATGGTTCCTCCGGGAAGGAATCGTCCGGCTGCAGGTCGGCGAACGCCAATATGTGGCCGGACCCGGGGACCTGGTGTTCTTTTATCCGCATATGCCGTATACGGCCATGACGCAAGCCGAAGGGTGCCGATTCGTTTATGCGCATTTTGAATTCAGTCTCGGGGAGCAGCTGCGGATTTTGGACGATTTTCGGCTTGCCGGCATTTGGCCGGGCGGTCTCGTTGGCGAGGAAGCCGGCATGTTCCTTCGTGCGCACGATCAGTCCCGGGCCTCTGCCGCCTATGCCGGCGCCCGATTGTACTTGAAAGGCTGTCTCTCGATCGTCCTCGCCAAAATCATCGGCCTCTGCGGCCAAGGGATTGGCCCGGCGGGTTTCGGCGACGGCGTTCGGAGCCGCAAGCCGTCCGTCGGCAGCTTGGCGGTCCTTGAGCCCGTATTCCGTCACATTCAGCTCAACTTGAACCGCTCCATCCGCATGAACGAGCTCGCCGGCATCGCGGGCATGTCGGAGAAATATTTTATCGCCTTTTTCAAAAAAACGCTCGGGATTACGCCGGGAATGTACGTGAACCAAATCAAGATGAACCGCGCCCGGGACTATCTCTATCAGCAAAAGCACTCCGTTCAGGAAATCTCCGCCATGCTGGGATATCCGGACCCGTTCACCTTCTCCAAAGCGTTCAAAAAATACTACAACGTGCCTCCTTCGAAGTTTATATGA
- a CDS encoding DUF4180 domain-containing protein has product MRITVDQQNDSKVAIVSGDGILIGSVDDALDLMATVRYDGCDKMLLRKENIADDFFELKTKLAGEILQKYTNYRMNVAIVGEFAGYNSKSLNDFIYESNKGGRFLFKQTEAEALEGLHRSVT; this is encoded by the coding sequence ATGAGGATTACCGTCGATCAACAAAACGATTCCAAAGTGGCCATCGTATCGGGCGACGGCATTTTGATCGGGAGCGTGGACGACGCGCTGGATTTGATGGCGACCGTCCGATACGACGGATGCGACAAGATGCTGCTGAGAAAAGAGAACATCGCGGACGACTTCTTCGAATTAAAAACGAAGCTGGCCGGGGAAATCTTGCAAAAATATACGAATTACCGCATGAACGTGGCCATAGTCGGCGAATTCGCCGGGTATAACAGCAAGAGCTTGAACGACTTTATTTACGAAAGCAACAAAGGCGGCCGGTTTTTGTTCAAGCAAACGGAAGCCGAGGCGCTCGAAGGGCTTCACCGAAGCGTGACGTGA
- a CDS encoding cache domain-containing sensor histidine kinase, with amino-acid sequence MKNPFKVFSFRYTFFFSFLFFSLLLIGVIGAASYTITTQETVKQMIASRKLLLGEINKQLVNQMQVIENDSLALSSNPKIIHYLNGAGEPYERVQQKRDILDQISRLSYIKEGVHSVELYSRTIESTERFGTNALYNYAEFEENDLYSQTKNADYSWLGAHEARTGTDEPDNRVISFVRKVTAISGKEVGVLVVNMKLAYVNKLLSGQLPDDSRYVIDSSGRLITEVVSGDENSFANGDANARITRILSEANPDRFAVFSSGRKMLLIWDKQPNSSWIVADSIAWNNVTQASRKIKNVILLAAVACTALAIGMAWLLSRQFGAPIRRLIQDVSRIKSGRLDIRIRNDYQNEFGTLNDSIDLMIRRIRDLLAEVNEQNRRKREAELQMLQEQINPHFIYNTLDMINWRAIERGASDISRMLSLLGKMLRLGLSKGAAFIPIGSELEYLGYYSKLQSIHFGPKVRIDIRIPESLHPYMVPKLLLQPFIENSLIHGIDRATGGTIVVTAEEKDADIRFRLTDDGKGIDAGERYDQKALNGSGIQNVRERIRLYFGDPYGVEIDSRPDRGTVIDIRIPKVSREYPQWKAEAKEA; translated from the coding sequence ATGAAGAATCCGTTCAAAGTGTTTTCGTTCCGTTATACCTTCTTCTTCTCCTTCCTGTTTTTCTCCCTGCTGCTTATCGGGGTGATCGGGGCTGCCAGCTATACGATCACGACCCAGGAGACGGTCAAGCAGATGATCGCCTCCCGGAAGCTGCTCCTTGGCGAAATCAACAAGCAGCTCGTCAACCAGATGCAGGTAATCGAAAACGATTCGCTCGCGCTCAGCAGCAATCCGAAAATCATCCATTATTTGAACGGAGCCGGGGAGCCGTACGAACGGGTCCAGCAGAAAAGGGATATTCTGGACCAGATCAGCCGCCTGAGCTATATCAAGGAGGGCGTGCACTCCGTCGAGCTGTACAGCCGCACCATCGAGTCGACCGAACGCTTCGGCACGAACGCTCTGTACAACTATGCGGAATTCGAGGAAAACGACTTGTACAGTCAGACGAAAAACGCGGACTACAGCTGGCTCGGCGCCCATGAAGCCCGGACCGGCACGGACGAGCCGGACAACCGGGTCATCAGCTTCGTCCGCAAGGTGACGGCCATCTCGGGCAAGGAGGTCGGCGTGCTTGTCGTCAACATGAAGCTGGCCTACGTAAACAAGCTACTGTCCGGCCAGCTCCCCGACGATTCGCGCTACGTGATCGATTCGTCCGGCCGGCTGATTACGGAGGTCGTCAGCGGCGACGAGAATTCCTTCGCGAACGGCGACGCGAATGCGCGGATTACCCGAATATTGAGCGAGGCGAACCCCGACCGGTTCGCCGTTTTCTCTTCCGGGCGGAAGATGCTGCTCATCTGGGACAAGCAGCCGAATTCCAGCTGGATCGTAGCGGACTCCATCGCCTGGAACAATGTTACCCAGGCGAGCCGCAAGATCAAGAACGTCATTCTTCTCGCGGCCGTGGCCTGCACGGCGCTCGCGATCGGCATGGCCTGGCTGCTTTCCCGCCAGTTCGGGGCTCCCATTCGCCGTTTGATCCAGGATGTCTCCCGAATCAAGAGCGGCCGGCTGGACATCCGGATCCGGAACGATTACCAGAATGAATTCGGCACACTGAACGACAGCATCGACCTGATGATCCGGCGGATTCGGGACCTGCTCGCGGAAGTGAACGAGCAGAACCGGCGCAAGCGGGAAGCCGAGCTGCAGATGCTTCAGGAGCAAATCAATCCCCATTTTATCTACAACACGCTCGACATGATCAACTGGCGCGCCATCGAGCGCGGCGCCTCCGACATCAGCAGAATGCTTTCCCTGCTCGGAAAGATGCTGCGGCTGGGCTTGTCGAAAGGGGCGGCCTTCATTCCGATCGGCAGCGAGCTGGAGTATCTGGGCTACTACAGCAAGCTTCAGTCGATCCATTTCGGGCCGAAGGTGCGGATCGACATCCGCATCCCGGAAAGCCTTCACCCGTACATGGTTCCGAAGCTGCTGCTGCAGCCCTTCATCGAAAATTCGCTTATTCACGGGATCGACCGGGCAACGGGAGGGACGATCGTCGTGACGGCGGAGGAGAAGGACGCGGATATCCGGTTCCGGCTGACCGACGACGGCAAAGGAATCGACGCCGGGGAACGCTACGACCAAAAGGCGCTGAACGGCAGCGGCATCCAGAACGTCCGGGAGAGAATCCGGCTGTACTTCGGCGATCCATACGGAGTCGAGATCGACAGCCGCCCGGACCGGGGAACCGTCATCGACATTCGGATTCCGAAAGTATCGCGGGAATATCCACAATGGAAGGCGGAGGCGAAGGAAGCATGA
- a CDS encoding carbohydrate ABC transporter permease — MVGSPQSRIVHKSFRYFALIAGCFVMIYPVVWLFGNSIKSNEDFIGGGLFPNHFVWENYALGWNAIPGYTFAHFFWNSFFIGGLSVVGTVVSSSVVAYGFARLNFPLKNMWFAILMLTLMLPTQVTLVPQYILFKHLGWIGTTLPLVVPHFVAASPFFVFLIIQFIRGLPRDLDESAKIDGCSVVGIGVRILLPLCAPALVTTALFCFIWSWDDFLAQTIYLTDTAKFTVPLALRLFMDNSSEITWGPMFAMSVLGIVPSFVLFAMAQKHFVEGIATTGLK; from the coding sequence ATGGTCGGATCGCCGCAATCGCGCATTGTTCACAAGTCGTTTCGGTATTTCGCGCTTATCGCCGGATGTTTCGTCATGATTTATCCCGTCGTCTGGCTGTTCGGCAATTCCATTAAAAGCAACGAGGATTTTATCGGCGGCGGCCTGTTCCCGAATCATTTCGTCTGGGAAAATTACGCTCTCGGGTGGAATGCGATACCCGGTTACACCTTCGCGCATTTTTTCTGGAACTCGTTCTTTATCGGGGGGCTGTCGGTCGTCGGAACCGTCGTCTCCAGCTCCGTCGTCGCGTACGGGTTCGCCAGGCTGAATTTCCCGCTGAAAAACATGTGGTTCGCGATCCTGATGCTGACGCTGATGCTGCCGACCCAGGTGACGCTCGTACCGCAGTATATTTTATTCAAGCATCTCGGCTGGATCGGGACGACGCTGCCGCTGGTCGTGCCTCACTTCGTCGCGGCAAGCCCGTTTTTCGTCTTTCTGATCATCCAGTTCATCCGCGGGCTTCCGCGGGATCTGGACGAATCGGCCAAAATCGACGGCTGCTCGGTCGTCGGCATCGGTGTCCGAATTCTGCTCCCCCTCTGCGCGCCGGCGCTGGTGACGACCGCCTTGTTCTGCTTCATCTGGTCCTGGGACGACTTCCTGGCGCAGACGATTTACCTGACCGATACGGCCAAGTTCACCGTTCCGCTCGCCCTTCGCCTGTTCATGGACAACAGCTCCGAGATCACGTGGGGTCCGATGTTCGCCATGTCCGTTCTCGGCATCGTGCCAAGCTTCGTCCTGTTCGCGATGGCCCAAAAGCATTTCGTGGAAGGCATCGCCACGACGGGGCTCAAATAA